A window from Phalacrocorax aristotelis chromosome 5, bGulAri2.1, whole genome shotgun sequence encodes these proteins:
- the IFITM10 gene encoding interferon-induced transmembrane protein 10 isoform X2, whose protein sequence is MDRRTGSERAERGDTAAAATERTQDPPLGPPCPFEGVAWTPRPPQGRPQDCFACIAKPPALQQASPVLSPSSAIYLMESKSCKGDSLRPAVPCKHLVEKKTMTNPTTVIEIYPDTTEVNDYYLWSIFNFVYLNFCCLGFIALAYSLKVRDKKLLNDLNGAVEDAKTARLFNITSSALATFCIILIFIFLRYPLTDY, encoded by the exons ATGGACAGACGGACGGGCAGCGAGAG GGCAGAGCGCGGTGACACCGCGGCAGCCGCCACGGAGAGGACACAGGACCCCCCGCTGGGCCCACCGTGCCCCTTCGAGGGGGTAGCCTGGACTCCAAGACCCCCGCAGGGCCGCCCACAGGACTGCTTTGCCTGCATTGCCAAGCCTCCGGCCCTCCAGCAAGCTTCACCTGTCCTGTCCCCTTCCTCTGCCATTTATCTCATGGAGAGCAAGAGCTGCAAAGGGGACAGCCTGCGGCCAGCAGTCCCATGCAAGCACTTGGTGGAGAAGAAGACGATGACCAACCCCACCACTGTCATCGAAATCTACCCGGACACCACTGAAGTGAATGACTACTATCTCTGGTCTATCTTCAACTTCGTATACCTCAACTTCTGCTGTCTTGGCTTCATCGCCTTGGCCTATTCATTGAAA GTCCGGGATAAGAAACTCCTCAATGACTTAAATGGAGCAGTCGAAGATGCCAAGACAGCCCGGCTTTTTAACATCACCAGCTCAGCTCTTGCCACCTTCTGTATCATCCTTATCTTCATCTTCCTGCGATACCCCCTCACTGACTACTAG
- the IFITM10 gene encoding interferon-induced transmembrane protein 10 isoform X1: MGQKAEGPDGQTDRPAGREGCGGDAARLVSSSPGPPTPVPPRAERGDTAAAATERTQDPPLGPPCPFEGVAWTPRPPQGRPQDCFACIAKPPALQQASPVLSPSSAIYLMESKSCKGDSLRPAVPCKHLVEKKTMTNPTTVIEIYPDTTEVNDYYLWSIFNFVYLNFCCLGFIALAYSLKVRDKKLLNDLNGAVEDAKTARLFNITSSALATFCIILIFIFLRYPLTDY; the protein is encoded by the exons AtgggacagaaagcagaaggcCCCGATGGACAGACAGACCGTCCGGCGGGCAGGGAGGGCTGCGGGGGAGATGCAGCGCGGCTAGTTAGCAGCTCCCCAGGACCACCCACCCCGGTTCCTCCCAG GGCAGAGCGCGGTGACACCGCGGCAGCCGCCACGGAGAGGACACAGGACCCCCCGCTGGGCCCACCGTGCCCCTTCGAGGGGGTAGCCTGGACTCCAAGACCCCCGCAGGGCCGCCCACAGGACTGCTTTGCCTGCATTGCCAAGCCTCCGGCCCTCCAGCAAGCTTCACCTGTCCTGTCCCCTTCCTCTGCCATTTATCTCATGGAGAGCAAGAGCTGCAAAGGGGACAGCCTGCGGCCAGCAGTCCCATGCAAGCACTTGGTGGAGAAGAAGACGATGACCAACCCCACCACTGTCATCGAAATCTACCCGGACACCACTGAAGTGAATGACTACTATCTCTGGTCTATCTTCAACTTCGTATACCTCAACTTCTGCTGTCTTGGCTTCATCGCCTTGGCCTATTCATTGAAA GTCCGGGATAAGAAACTCCTCAATGACTTAAATGGAGCAGTCGAAGATGCCAAGACAGCCCGGCTTTTTAACATCACCAGCTCAGCTCTTGCCACCTTCTGTATCATCCTTATCTTCATCTTCCTGCGATACCCCCTCACTGACTACTAG